The genome window ACATTACACCCAGGAGGGACAGATACTGTACTTACTTGCACCTGGCCTTGTGGTTGCATGAATCCTCCCATAACTCCAAAGCAGCACAAAAGTTCTCCAGTATTGGCTGAAGTGGCCAGAGCTGGTATAATTGTATGATAGGGCCGCTTCCGAGGGCCCAGGCAGTTTGGATGATCATGCTGTAGTGAAAAACCGGCTCCTCTGTTCTAGAGATAAATCAGTGCACTAAAAGTCATAGACAGATAAAGCAATCCATGGAGTTGAATCCTAGTTATCTGCAGTATTGttagaagagaacatttgtagttcaacattgaactgtggggtccttggtactctctgagcttgttaattttcttgtggacattaccaaactagataacataatcagtgcgcttatgatgttacccagtttgggtaatgaaacctctacaaaaaaacaaccaagctcagagagcaccaaagactccacagttcaactgtaagctacaaatattctcttattATTGATAcaggtaataataaaaaaacaaagcaaaaaagtaGCAGCCCATTGGccgataataataaaaatatttatataaaatagacATCATTAAAATGAACATGAAAAGATTTTTGATTACATAATCTTTAAATGATCTGGGATAATATTTCAGCACCATTTTTGAAAAGATTTCAGTGGATAAGAGAAATTTTAAATAGAGAAGGAATTCTTGTACATACATACGGATGAAGCTAAATCTGCGAGGTTCGTTGGGTAGCCAATtagctttcctttttaaaaaaaagatacaagaaTTTGAAATGGCTACACTTGAATTAGAAACAATTTCAATCCTGATATGAATTAGCAACACACTACACTGAAAAATTAATGCTAAAACAATCATTTCATCAAGCACATATTCCTAATGCTAAAAATACTTTCTTACTTGCAAAGTAAATCCACAGCCATCTGGCACCAGACCTGCACCAAATCCTTTATACAGGCTGTTAATGAATGAGCAGGCATTGCCTTCAGCATCTACCACGCTAAAATAAACGGTGTCATTGCCCACTGGGAAGGGATTTCCATGACTATATCTGGCAGTTGCTCTGGTGACAGGAAAGAAAGCAGAAAACTTAAAACATTGGTATTGTTTGCAGTATTTACAAAGTGATGAGGGCTGAAATTTGGTTGCAGCAATTTACTTATTTGAGGAAATTTTATTTCTATTGGGCCAGGCCCTATGGCCAGGGATCTACTTCTATGTATTTCTTGCAGCCAAAGTCCACAAAAACATTTGCAAGTCGACCATggtaatatattttttcaattgttTTATTTCACTCTCACTTTATTTACAGTGATGTAAACAGCACTGCTATGACTACAAGAGAAGATGAAAACAGGATTTtttgtccaacttttttttttctgttttggggCTATTAAAAAAACCATGGAGGCATAATGCACCTCctgtattatttaatatttgtgGACAACTGATGTGGGAATCCAAAACATGTAGAACTGTTCTGGATTAGACCTATagatcattttctttttcaattaaagTGGCCAATCAAGAAAACTTTCAACAATTTATTTACTGCAATGTGTACTGTAGAAAGTTGAAGCAAAGTTATATAGGAAACAGGTAACAACTGGATTGTTTTAAGAAGTGTTTCCACTGAAAGGTTAATCCCAAACGTAAGTTAGAGTAAGCAAACATTTTATCTAAAGTACACAGTATTGGTATttttaacagagggatccttGGGATTTTCAGGATGTGTTCTGGTATTATGGCCAATTTGAAAATATTCCAGCATAATGGTGAACACAACACTTGACAAAATTCCTTAAATTTAAATTACCAAAGGTGAGCACTTTTTAACAAAATATTATTCTGATACAGAAATGTACATTTACTTTTTCCTCATTTTGAAAAGTGTTCTCTGGATATATTTTGTTAGGCAACATTCTCCCACAACATACTCAAGCAGTGAATACCAAATCTATTCAACCATCATATGACTTCTCAGAAACAAAGATTAGGAATTTAAACCTTGGGGAAAATCTAGAAGCTTTCAGATATTTAAAAACTGCATTCTGAAAACTGGCAACTTAAGGGGCCGACCCCTCCACACAAAATCCAGAGAACACATTCAGTAATGTACAGTGTCAATTGCAATAGTCTGCAGACTGGGTGGGGAGACAGAGATAAAACCCTACAGACACCCAAGGtgaactggaaaagaaaaaaggaggatgaGTGGAGTAGTGGGCTTTTTAACTTAGAGAGAGGGGTTGGCTTGAACCTGAGCAGTTTTCATTAAGAGAGTAGATAGTATCTTATTATTCTTTAAATTGTGTGTACTAATAAAGCACACTTATTTCTTCACGTTCCTCTTTGTCCTCTCCTCTGCCCAACCTAGATGCATATACCTCACTTCCTTATACATTTCATCTAGTTTTCTTATACAATTATgcctgataaaaaaaataaactttgtaTTTGATATATTAAGCAAAGTAGAAGTATCATGCATTACAGTATTACAGGTTGTCCCTGCTTAATGACTGTCCTAtgtaatgaccattcaaaattacagtagCACTTAAAAAGAAACTTTATAACTGCGTCCTCACACTTAGGACAGTGTCCTTCAATCACAAGACCAAGATTTGGCCATTTCATAACCAGTAGGTGCTTCAGACAGTCATAGCATTCTACAggcatgtgatcgccatttgtgatcttcaccatcagcttccaacaagtaaagtctATGAAGAAGTAAAATCGCAAGTCACAAATGACCATATTGCTTAGTGAGAGAATGTCAGTCCCAATTCTGGTTGTTCAGCAAGGACTACTGTagtatgatgatgataataatggtgatgatgattaGATTATTTTTCTCCAGAATAATTCCGTGAGGTTGGTTAGAGCCAGAATGATTCACCCAAATTCCCCAGTAAGGTTCAGTTTCTGAGGGTGGACCCTTAACTCGAGTTCCCCATGCCAACTCTGCAACTTATATGAAGAATTATTTCCCTATGAAGAATTATTCTCAGGTTTAGATATTCTAATTATTCTCAAGTGTAGATATTCCCAATCTTCTACTAAAATCTAAAATTATTTATGAAGCAAAGTTGTTTTAAAAGCAGCTCATCCAGTTGGAGAAAAACATCAATACCAGAATAACCAAGCAACTGGAACAGCTGGCAaatattaacatcttattttaaaagaaagctgAAGCTAATAATAGTTAACACTGAGGTATTGTTTGATATTTAGTAAGTACCTGTAATTAATAAATAGTGGCACTTATAAAAGCAAACAAGAGGACAGCTTACCTGTGTAAATTGATTAAATGTGAACGGTCTCTGGCATAAGATTTAGAAAGGAGCTGTGCTGTAGGCACTGTTTCTTTTTCCGGATCAGCACAAAACCAAAAAGTATCAGCAAAGCTCAGCTTGAATGCTTCAATTAAAATGTGCAAGTAATGAGTAGAATTATGGTCCAGATCTGCAGAAAGAAGCCAACACAAATTATTGTTTGCAATTCATAAAATCCTTCCTATACGCAGAGGTATAATTGTGTATATAGTACTTACTGATGAGAAACAGTGAATTGATTCATACATTCTTTTCTACACCAGAGGATGCTCTTTCCCCAGGCATTGGGTTAGTGTGACCGaatcctctttcctttttctttgttcctGTTTATGATTTCTCTCACTGCTTTCTTTATTActttttgtcttgttttgttttgttttttgctatagAAATGTTTTTGATGGTTTTGTAAAACCATCCAGAGTTGTTGGGagctgggcagcatataaatttaatgatgATGTTGCCTGACAGCACTGGatgtgcccagtggtgaaatgtaaaatttgttactactggttctgtgagcatggcttgggagggtttaatgtgactgggttggcatgaccaacttttttttttttaattttaaaagcattttttctacaacctcttcggccgaagaggtggtagaaaaaatgcttttaaaaggctctggcgatcccagctgagacacgcaatcatcagagccttttttttttttacttttaaaagcatttttttgacagaagaaaaaatgcttttaaaagtaaaaacaacaacaaccatctgATGATttcgctcagctgggcatgtgggggagcagggatttttgctaccagttctccaaccacctgccaccattgctactggatcgggcaatccggtctgaaccgagagcatttcacccctggatgtgcCCCATCGTCACCAGAGCATCTTCAGAAATTGTCACTAGTTTTTTCCAATTGACAGAAGGGAACATTATAGATTTAATGAAAAGTAATCATATTAAGTAtatgtaattaatttaaattaaatttaaaaatgaattcaaTTTCATGTTTGCCCCAAGTCCACTCCTTCTTTTGGCCCTACTGTCATACCATTCAGTTCCTGATTTTGGAAAAATATTTCTCTGAGAAATCAAAACAGACCTATATAGGGACAACCTAGGACAAAAGTGCCATTATTTTCTGCTCCATTCTCTTCCAAGGTCAACCTAATATTTCTCCTTTATTGCTGATTCTCATGCATCTTCTTCCTTGTTCCCATCTACTTGTCTTTGTACTTTGGCATTTGCTATCAAAATGTATGTGCCATCTGCTTTTCTCATTCCAGCTGGTTTACAAAATAGGAgataaaatgttaataaaatcataaaatcagtcCATAAAAGCTAATCTCCAAGAAAGACAGGATTTTAAAGATGGCATTTGGCGTGTTTTAAATAAATGATTCACTACACTAATGCTCTTTCCAAAGCCACTGATAtactttaaaaagcaaatatttcAGGCTAAGAGGGCCTAAGTCTGTGATTTCACAAGTATTCCTTATAGTCTTAAGAAAATTCAccagtggcagtggtgggattcaaataatttaacaaccggttctctgccctaatgatttcttccaaccaccagttcaccaaactgctcagaaagttaataaccggttctcccgaagtggtgcgaactggctgaatcccaccactgaccagtgGCGTCACCAACATATTCTCCACAAGCAGCATTTTAGAACTGTCATTATCATCATCTGGATCATCATAATAGGGGGCTAGATTAGAGTTGTGCCCTGAACATTCTTGGAGAGTTGGAAGATGTGCATTAGGCAGTTAACACTACGTATATTACATATGATCATTTTGTGTTTTCTTTACGTAATAATTTACATATATTGCTACACGATTAGgaatttttataatataaaaacaaaacattattcTTTCTAAAAAGGATTAAAAGTTGACATTACCGTTTTCTCAATTTTTCCTCCAGTTTCCCATTATTAGTCTCTAATAATCTGTGATTTCTATTGCTTTAGGCTAATACTATTAAGACTTGCTGACATAGCAAGTTTTGTCAATCTTTTCCATAGTCTTATAAATGTCTCTTAAATAAGTCTCATTCTCAATGGTCATTCATTCAATATAAACCGTTTGACAAAAATATGTCCTAAAGTAGAAACATCtgtcttttttccccttagaAACAACAGATATGTACACATTAGAAGCTGACCATACCTTTCACATtgaaattttctaaaatattcagGGCTAATAAAGTTGTGATTCCTTGCCCATTTGGAGGAATTTCCCAAATATTCATTCCCTAAAAAATGATTGACACTATTTAATACTGATCATCaaccaaataaagaaaaaaattctgataCTGTTCTAAACGAAAATCTTTACTTCTTTTTCAACTAATGAAATACTAACACTTCAACATGTATTATTTATTCTTAAtaagaaaaacataaaaatacaCATATGCAATATATGATGCAAATAACATCAAataaatgtcattcttttttaagCAACAGTGCATGCATTGATGTAGCATGTATTTAAATTCCTGAATAGATTATATGCTCATGTCAATTAAATACTTGCTCATAACAATCATccctaaatatttttaaatatttttcaggcatttttaaaaacatttctgaagatcctatatatacacacagagtTAACACTGAAATGCATCTTTCTACTAGATTCTGACAACTTCTAGGAAGATAGATTTTAAAAACagtcaaataattattttaaaatacagaggGTTTGGGATAAGGTACAGCAATTAATAATACATTTTTCATTAACCTACGTATAATTGTTTGAACCTCTTTTAAACCCATGGTTCTTTAATATTTTTGTGGTTTTAACATGATTAATAGATGTAATACTACACCTGGCTTTTAAAACGTACCATTTTTGCCATGATTGAAGAACCTGGCACACTTTTACTAACAATTAGttacctgtgtttccccaaatATTCATTCCCTAAAAAATGATTGACACTATTTAATACTGATCATCaaccaaataaagaaaaaaattctgataCTGTTCTAAACGAAAATCTTTACTTCTTTTTCAACTAATGAAATACTAACACTTCAACATGTATTATTTATTCTTAAtaagaaaaacataaaaatacaCATATGCAATATATGATGCAAATAACATCAAataaatgtcattcttttttaagCAACAGTGCATGCATTGATGTAGCATGTATTTAAATTCCTGAATAGATTATATGCTCATGTCAATTAAATACTTGCTCATAACAATCATccctaaatatttttaaatatttttcaggcatttttaaaaacatttctgaagatcctatatatacacacacagagttaACACTGAAATGCATCTTTCTACTAGATTCTGACAACTTCTAGGAAGATAGATTTTAAAAACagtcaaataattattttaaaatacagaggGTTTGGGATAAGGTACAGCAATTAATAATACATTTTTCATTAACCTACGTATAATTGTTTGAACCTCTTTTAAACCCATGGTTCTTTAATATTTTTGTGGTTTTAACATGATTAATAGATGTAATACTACACCTGGCTTTTAAAACGTACCATTTTTGCCATGATTGAAGAACCTGGCACACTTTTACTAACAATTAGTtacctgtgtttcccccaaaataagattgagtcttatattaatttttgctccaaaagacgcattagggcttattttttgttaAATCgcattttcggggaaatacggtactaaatgcatccgtcTGGCTGATgaacttaactggggcttatttttggggtagggcttatattatgaatatcctgaaaaatcatgttagggcttattttctggttgggtcttatttggggggaaacacagtatataagCATTCCTTTTTCTTATGTGAATTTTTTGGTGTCATGGTTTCTTAAATTATACTGAGTAGCCAGACAGCTGTTACATTCTGAACTGCTAGCAGGTTATTTGATATCCATGAGCAAGAGCTGAATAATCAGATTTATACACTTGCCAAATCACTGAGAAACTGCCTTCACTTTTTCTTCGGTAATATGAAGCACTCTTAAACTTTAAAATGTTCGCTACATCTCTTTTATTTGATTCAGTTCTCCAAATTATCACTTACCTCACCTTTCATTTAATGAAGAATAACTTTGTAACAAATATCATCATATGGGTCCTATTGTATATGAAATTTGTCATAAATTTTGTATTATGAATTatataattctattatatattataaattatataatcatAGTACACCTTATATAATTATGaattatataattttatcatgtaTTTAGTAttctatgtatgtaggtctttggttatgtaggaagacctacatacaaacacccgcgaaaacctcagaaaacaaatattctatgtatgtatgtatgtatggatggatggatggatggatggatttatttatttatttctcatggcTATCATGAATTACagggtggctcagcagttaagcgCAATGTAAAGGGGTGAACTCTCGTCTTCGCCCCAGCTCCTGcgcacctagcagttcaaaaacatgcaaatgtgagtagataaataggtactattttggtgggaaggtaacagcgctccatgatgtcatgctgcaCACATGAGtgcggaaatgtcttcggacagtgccagctcaatggccttgaaaatagagatgagcactgccccctatagttggcaatgaGTAGCAGAGTAAAATCAGCATGGActcctttaacttttttttatctattattaattatattatgaaTTATATAGATTGTCTGCTACAAAATCCAATTATTGTAATATTCACATATTTTCTATAACGCATTTCACTGGGCCTAAAGAATATAAATGTACAAGCCTTCAACCTTAGTGTTTTAGACCACATGCACTATATTTTATTGATATGTACTCTATAAATTTCAATACTATCATAAATATGTCACtgtgttctgttttcttttcataACAAAACAGCTAAAATATTAGAAAGAAGTCATCATCATGTTATGTGAAATTAGAGATACTTATACTTTAGATCAACTGATTGTCAGTCAAGCTTTTAAATCTTTTGAGTTATTACAAGAGAAATGTAGATTGTCTAAAATTGAAAAATGGCAATATATTCAATTAAAGGCATATTCTAATTTCATTAGTCCAGCAAGTTCCTGCATATTAATATCAGACtggaatatgttttatttgaATTCATATAAACAattacaaaatattatttatcCTTTATAATGATTACTTGCAAGAGCTCTCAAATAAACACTTGTAATATTCCATATCAACCAATCAAAAGCTAAGAATATCTTACGATTTTAAGGCAAAACTAATTCAACTATTTTTACTGGAAACTTTAGAGATGTTTAAAAAAGGGAATGCTGGGCATTTAAAACGGTTAAAAATGTTATCTGATGAGTGAGCTCTGAATGTGATTATTGTTTATCCTTGAGTGGAGTTCTTGGCCCTTGCACTGATGATATAatttagttgggtaataaaacatcttcaaacaaatAACCCAGCTCAATGAgtatcaaggatcccacagttcattCTTTAGCTACCAATATCCTTGGGTGTTTGGGTTTTTATGTTGTGGGTTTTTATGTGTGTTTAATCCTTATAAGATGTCAAAGTCATTTGggtaagatgggcagctgtataaattatatatatatatatatatatatatatatatatatatatatatatatatatatatatatatatatatatatatatatatatatatatatatatatatatatagtttggtttcataatatagttattacaaagtTCAGTGAGATATACTTATGAATTATATAACAACAATTTGAAGTATATCAACATCTTGCCCCCCGAGATCCAAAACACCATTCCTTAATGTTTTGGAAGCAGTCAAGACCAGACTCTTCTGTAAGGgatttgtaatggtatgtggtaAAGACCTTGGGAGATGGATCAAAAAGATGCTGTctgggaacagtcagataagagacagcacagCCCACAGCTATATAGTGGGTAGAATAAGAGACTCCAAAGGAATCCTCCCTAAGCTCCCCGCCTGTAAAAGTGACAGCAGGAGAACTGTACTTTCAGCCTTGCAAAATTTCTGttcatgtagctttacaataaatagaattagtttatctggttgtgtttcctgtctagtCTACCTGCTAAAGCTGACAGCCTTTGAAGTTTGAAGAAGGAATCCTGATGCAGGATCTGAATTGCTTGGGGACGCCCAGAACAGCATGCAGCTGTGGGGCTGATTGGTGCCTTGAGAGCCCTCCCTTCATCTTTTAACTAATTTTAACCGTGTTTAATCATCCTTCAATCCTTCTAAATGTTTAGTTTTTATatcctgtttttatattttaacatgttATTGCACACCACCCGGTGTCACTCCCTGGAGGAGATTAAATTTAAATGGCCAAGTCTCCTTTAAGACAGCAATGCAAGCATACcaatatgcatttattttataatttcaaaGAGAGGCATAAAATTGTACATAAACACTGGAGCTAGTTTCGATGAACACTTGTTTTATGTCAATCCCCTTACATCAGCTGCAAGAGACTCTTCACCGAAAGTTTTGAACTCcaatcttttatttctcttttgcaGGGAAAACTATCAAAGCTAAATTTAATTTGCAAGATCTGTATGCAGGGTATGGATCTTTGCCAAAGATTTATTAACAGTGCTAAGGGGAAGAATACCAAAAGAGGTTATAGAACAAAGGCAGGAGTGAAGACCCAAGAATGACCTGGCAAGgaaaattccttttctttctagaCTTGGCTACATGACTAGAAATAACTCCTTTGAAGTGTAGAGAAAAACAGATTGAGTCAAATATTCTTGTTTGTGGAAAGTTCTAAGGTGGAAGTAACACAAAAAGGGAATCACCATCAGAACAGCCTTCTGATCTTCACATTTTAGGTTTTAGTCTACATCCAGTTTCTAAAGTTAGGTCCCATTTAACTTAAGCATTTTACTAAATTTTGAGTTTAATCTTTAGCAATTAATAACAAAAACACAAGTAGTCCTATTTAGTGATAATTGGGACAAGGAATTATGTTGTTATGTGAAGCAGTCGCATGAACCATCATATTttatatgatcttacttcagctttcctttgctgtaCAGAGCTGCAAAGGTCATACATACGAGGACTAATCACAATGTCAGAATTTCATCACTATCATAACTGTGAATGTTCATTAAATGAGGCAGTACTAAACAAGGGCTATCTGTAATGGAATAAACACAAATGGACagacaaatatacatatatgcaaaAATTAAGTATTTTATGTTATATTCATGAAAAAGATGCCACTATGTGTTAAAAGTGACAATGATTACCACTATCAGCTTACCACTATTCCACAGCTGATGGTACATTTTACTACTACAGCATTTCTTAAATGTCCACTTTAAACAAAGAACATTATTAGACTtgaaaaggactttggaggtcttcttctccaaccccctattcaagcaggagaccctattccatttcagacaaatgtctattCTGCAGGGGTTGGCTTCAAATCCTTTAACAACGGGTTCGCTTAccccattgctgggtgggcgtggccaaccacaCCTAGTCGGCtgcctgcaccacggcgggggtGGGGGCATTTTTCGCccccccccaggctctggaggctctcctcAAAACTCTGGGAAGGCGAAAACTGCTTCCCCCAgggcccagaggccctctggaggctggaaacaggactGTTTCCGGATTTccagaacttccagtaggcctgttttttgccctcccagatctTCCGTGCTGCccgtgcacttacctggaatgatgatcgggccacatggagactcctgggaggggaggggtggactGGCCGTGGCCAGCcaagggtggcatttgggggttcactgAATCCTACCGATCTTTGGATAGAGGATCGCCCGAACCCTGCCGAACCACAGGAGCCCACCCCTCCTAATTTGTCTCttttttaaagcctccagtgatgaagcacccacaacttcagaaggcaagcagttccattggtggattgttgtaactgtcaggaaatttgaccttagttttaggttgcttctctccttggttagtttctatccTTTGgtctttgtcttgccttctggtgctttggaaaataagtttcccccctcttctttgtggcagcccctcaaatctctCGTTTTTTCTGGACAGTACCATGCATCCATTCATTAGGCAGAACATGGAAAGGGatcaaaaataataaactaaaaagtTAAAGGCAGaagataaaaggaaacaaaaccttACTAAATCTAGTTCACATCAGCATCATTCACTATACTTTTCCACATCTTTTTAGCCTTGCATGCCATTTAACTTCCACTGTATTGTGCCCACGTGCCATTTTGTATGTTTCCTTAGAATAGCACAATACATGTTGGAAAACTGCACAATCGAATATTGCAAGACCTTATGGGATGATTCAGATAGGCTAAGAATAACTTCCTCCATGTTTAGAAGTCAAACCAAATTACTTCTTAAACCTCTGAGAAAAACCTATGAAGAATCATATAAACATCCATGTGGTTATATATTTCCATACCATTTTTAAAAGTCTGTCATACCTTGTAATTTGTGACAATAGGATCAACTTCTTCAGTGACATGACTTTTCAGGTCTCCTAAATCCATTACTCCACCATTATTCTGAATAACATCCACAATTGCTTTAGCCACATGGCCTTCGTAAAAGCCTCTTTTGCCAGATTTTGCTAACTCCTGGAAGAAAAAAGGCTCAAAGTTACAAAATCAAAAGAATAGTATTGTACCTCAAGAGCATCTCTGAATAGCGTCTTTTCATAATGTTTCTTTGGCACCTTTCAATTATATAGACACAGAGagtagaaactggaagtaaatgccggTTTGGGGCAAAAGATATCATCAATCATGGTCACACAATCACAGGATGCTATAAATAGCTGTAAATCTAGGTTAGTTTCTGAGTGCCTGAAATGTAATTATCTGAacatggagtggggggggggcagcagccAATGGAACTTTGAATCATGATCATAAGTACCTTTTCTGCGGTGTGAcgtaactttggt of Ahaetulla prasina isolate Xishuangbanna chromosome 6, ASM2864084v1, whole genome shotgun sequence contains these proteins:
- the LOC131201427 gene encoding glutathione hydrolase-like YwrD proenzyme isoform X3; translation: MSWLKFCSRRSPVVCCNGCVASSQSLATNIGLDILKMGGNAVDAAVAVAAALNVTEPFSTGLGGDCFCLYYDARTKQVHGLNGSGKSPQSLTLELLKEYGFDEANPLPLRHACNITVPGAAAAWCDAVTLYGSKQLSMGQILQPAIEMAEKGFPVSEITSYQWKQDAHVLQSPGNQHGKDLLIDGEAPEHGQVFQNLLLANTFKELAKSGKRGFYEGHVAKAIVDVIQNNGGVMDLGDLKSHVTEEVDPIVTNYKGMNIWEIPPNGQGITTLLALNILENFNVKDLDHNSTHYLHILIEAFKLSFADTFWFCADPEKETVPTAQLLSKSYARDRSHLINLHRATARYSHGNPFPVGNDTVYFSVVDAEGNACSFINSLYKGFGAGLVPDGCGFTLQNRGAGFSLQHDHPNCLGPRKRPYHTIIPALATSANTGELLCCFGVMGGFMQPQGQVQLAEEFWELKSSSLKRCQVWKPLLCMFL
- the LOC131201427 gene encoding glutathione hydrolase-like YwrD proenzyme isoform X5 — its product is MSWLKFCSRRSPVVCCNGCVASSQSLATNIGLDILKMGGNAVDAAVAVAAALNVTEPFSTGLGGDCFCLYYDARTKQVHGLNGSGKSPQSLTLELLKEYGFDEANPLPLRHACNITVPGAAAAWCDAVTLYGSKQLSMGQILQPAIEMAEKGFPVSEITSYQWKQDAHVLQSPGNQHGKDLLIDGEAPEHGQVFQNLLLANTFKELAKSGKRGFYEGHVAKAIVDVIQNNGGVMDLGDLKSHVTEEVDPIVTNYKGMNIWEIPPNGQGITTLLALNILENFNVKDLDHNSTHYLHILIEAFKLSFADTFWFCADPEKETVPTAQLLSKSYARDRSHLINLHRATARYSHGNPFPVGNDTVYFSVVDAEGNACSFINSLYKGFGAGLVPDGCGFTLQNRGAGFSLQHDHPNCLGPRKRPYHTIIPALATSANTGELLCCFGVMGGFMQPQGQVQVCISLYIKPLWQSWLRNSGS
- the LOC131201427 gene encoding glutathione hydrolase-like YwrD proenzyme isoform X4, with the protein product MSWLKFCSRRSPVVCCNGCVASSQSLATNIGLDILKMGGNAVDAAVAVAAALNVTEPFSTGLGGDCFCLYYDARTKQVHGLNGSGKSPQSLTLELLKEYGFDEANPLPLRHACNITVPGAAAAWCDAVTLYGSKQLSMGQILQPAIEMAEKGFPVSEITSYQWKQDAHVLQSPGNQHGKDLLIDGEAPEHGQVFQNLLLANTFKELAKSGKRGFYEGHVAKAIVDVIQNNGGVMDLGDLKSHVTEEVDPIVTNYKGMNIWEIPPNGQGITTLLALNILENFNVKDLDHNSTHYLHILIEAFKLSFADTFWFCADPEKETVPTAQLLSKSYARDRSHLINLHRATARYSHGNPFPVGNDTVYFSVVDAEGNACSFINSLYKGFGAGLVPDGCGFTLQNRGAGFSLQHDHPNCLGPRKRPYHTIIPALATSANTGELLCCFGVMGGFMQPQGQVQQEEIQSNCQSLIILTQCYRCQENLAD
- the LOC131201427 gene encoding glutathione hydrolase-like YwrD proenzyme isoform X6, which codes for MSWLKFCSRRSPVVCCNGCVASSQSLATNIGLDILKMGGNAVDAAVAVAAALNVTEPFSTGLGGDCFCLYYDARTKQVHGLNGSGKSPQSLTLELLKEYGFDEANPLPLRHACNITVPGAAAAWCDAVTLYGSKQLSMGQILQPAIEMAEKGFPVSEITSYQWKQDAHVLQSPGNQHGKDLLIDGEAPEHGQVFQNLLLANTFKELAKSGKRGFYEGHVAKAIVDVIQNNGGVMDLGDLKSHVTEEVDPIVTNYKGMNIWEIPPNGQGITTLLALNILENFNVKDLDHNSTHYLHILIEAFKLSFADTFWFCADPEKETVPTAQLLSKSYARDRSHLINLHRATARYSHGNPFPVGNDTVYFSVVDAEGNACSFINSLYKGFGAGLVPDGCGFTLQNRGAGFSLQHDHPNCLGPRKRPYHTIIPALATSANTGELLCCFGVMGGFMQPQGQVQFMFFSKLGKNFMGILTK